A stretch of Chionomys nivalis chromosome 2, mChiNiv1.1, whole genome shotgun sequence DNA encodes these proteins:
- the Vstm2b gene encoding V-set and transmembrane domain-containing protein 2B isoform X1: protein MEQRNRLGALGYLPPLLLHGLLLFVADATFTEVPKDVTVREGDDIEMPCAFRASGATSYSLEIQWWYLKEPPRELLHELALSVPGARSKVTNKDATKISTVRVQGNDISHRLRLSAVRLQDEGVYECRVSDYSDDDTQEHKAQALLRVLSRFAPPNMQAAEAVSHIQSSGPRRQGAPSAVSSSNAGAAVRTTSEPGYSDKNPPPGSPPSRPEVPEAAAAAAAASATHTVTTTAAAAAAASSASPPSGQAFLLRQRHGSGTGPAYSTDPLLSLLLLALHRFLHPLLGH from the exons ATGGAACAGCGGAACCGGCTCGGCGCCCTCGGATACCTGCCGCCTCTGCTGCTTCACGGCCTGCTGCTCTTCGTCGCCGACG CAACATTCACCGAAGTCCCCAAAGATGTAACCGTGCGGGAGGGAGACGATATCGAAATGCCCTGCGCGTTCCGGGCCAGTGGAGCCACCTCATATTCGCTGGAGATTCAGTGGTGGTACCTTAAGGAGCCTCCCCGGGAGCTGTTACACGAGCTGGCACTCAGCGTGCCAGGAGCCCGGAGCAAG GTAACAAATAAGGATGCAACTAAAATCAGC ACCGTGCGTGTCCAGGGCAATGACATCTCGCACCGCCTTCGGTTGTCTGCTGTACGACTGCAGGACGAAGGAGTTTACGAGTGCCGTGTGTCGGACTACAGCGACGACGACACTCAGGAACACAAGGCCCAGGCTTTGCTGCGCGTGCTGTCGCGGTTCGCACCGCCCAACATGCAGGCTGCTGAGGCAGTGTCCCACATCCAGAGCAGTGGCCCGCGGCGACAGGGAGCCCCCAGCGCCGTCAGCTCCAGCAATGCAGGCGCGGCTGTCCGCACCACATCTGAACCCGGGTACAGCGACAAGAACCCACCTCCTGGGAGCCCTCCCTCTAGACCAGAAGTTCCGGAGGCAGCCGCGGCTGCAGCCGCCGCCTCTGCGACCCACACAGTCACCACCActgctgcagcagctgctgctgcttcatCAGCTTCACCACCATCAGGCCAGGCTTTCCTTCTGCGCCAGAGGCACGGTTCCG